A single window of Cellulomonas sp. NTE-D12 DNA harbors:
- a CDS encoding phage holin family protein — MRFVLRVLINGVAIWLATQLLSGMHVKVAGGGFTGSTVGVLLLVAFVFGLVNAIVKPIVAMLSLPLYVLTLGLFTLVVNALMLMLTAWITSHAEWGLQVDNFGTAVVGALIISIVSWVLSLVVGRRRVH; from the coding sequence GTGCGCTTCGTGCTGCGGGTCCTCATCAACGGCGTGGCGATCTGGCTGGCCACGCAGCTGCTCAGCGGTATGCACGTGAAGGTGGCCGGCGGCGGGTTCACCGGCAGCACCGTCGGCGTGCTGCTGCTGGTGGCCTTCGTCTTCGGCCTGGTCAACGCGATCGTCAAGCCGATCGTGGCCATGCTCTCCCTGCCGCTGTACGTGCTGACGCTCGGCCTGTTCACGCTGGTCGTCAACGCCCTGATGCTCATGCTCACCGCCTGGATCACCAGCCACGCCGAGTGGGGCCTGCAGGTCGACAACTTCGGCACGGCCGTGGTCGGCGCGCTGATCATCAGCATCGTCAGCTGGGTGCTGTCCCTGGTGGTCGGCCGCCGCCGCGTGCACTGA
- a CDS encoding VOC family protein has protein sequence MTSTDPAPHRPASLVSVRVITDDVSRLAAFYELVTDTPVHWATPDFAELPTPAGTLAIGSTRTVAAFAPGAVHAADNRTAIVEFLVDDVDAVYARLHDGLTDAGGTFVNEPTTMPWGNRSLLLRDPDGTLVNCFTPVSPEARAKFGR, from the coding sequence ATGACCTCGACCGACCCCGCTCCCCACCGTCCCGCCTCGCTCGTCTCCGTCCGCGTGATCACCGACGACGTCTCCCGCCTGGCCGCGTTCTACGAGCTCGTCACCGACACCCCCGTCCACTGGGCGACCCCCGACTTCGCCGAGCTGCCCACGCCCGCCGGCACGCTGGCGATCGGCAGCACACGGACCGTCGCCGCGTTCGCGCCCGGTGCCGTCCACGCCGCCGACAACCGCACGGCGATCGTCGAGTTCCTGGTGGACGACGTGGACGCCGTGTACGCACGGCTGCACGACGGGCTGACCGACGCCGGTGGCACCTTCGTCAACGAGCCGACGACGATGCCTTGGGGCAACCGCTCGCTGCTGCTGCGCGACCCCGACGGCACCCTGGTCAACTGCTTCACACCGGTGAGCCCCGAGGCGAGGGCCAAGTTCGGACGCTGA
- a CDS encoding YafY family protein, whose amino-acid sequence MTRPTARVLALLEILQAGGTRTAVDLAERLGVDERTVRRYVEHLVDLGIPVESVRGRYGGIHLVPGYRMPPLMLTDDEALAVVVGLVGSRRSGSAGSGGVPGASTVARESATAKVLRVLPKTLAHRLDALLTGVRFTAPTGDPATVQADHLLVVAEAARDRRPVALDYTDSQGRRSSRTIHPYGIVAHAGRWYVTAADPAAPGVRTFRVDRIEALSTLPGSFEVPEGFDPAGALLQAVAGAPRRHAVRLRVQAPVDAVRGMFPAGIATLDDTDDTDDTGWTRVVIQVERLDWVPTVLAGVPVPVVVDGPEELRPLVRALAARLTAAAAPAAATAAAPAAEG is encoded by the coding sequence GTGACCCGTCCCACTGCCCGCGTGCTGGCCCTGCTCGAGATCCTGCAGGCCGGTGGGACGCGCACCGCCGTCGATCTGGCGGAGCGGCTCGGGGTCGACGAGCGGACCGTCCGCCGGTACGTCGAGCACCTGGTGGACCTCGGCATCCCGGTCGAGTCGGTGCGCGGCCGCTACGGCGGCATCCACCTGGTGCCGGGCTACCGGATGCCCCCGTTGATGCTGACGGACGACGAGGCGCTCGCGGTGGTCGTGGGCCTCGTCGGCTCGCGTCGGTCCGGGTCCGCGGGATCCGGCGGCGTGCCCGGCGCGAGCACCGTCGCCCGGGAGAGCGCCACCGCGAAGGTGCTGCGGGTGCTGCCGAAGACGCTCGCGCACCGGCTCGACGCCCTGCTGACCGGCGTGCGGTTCACGGCGCCGACCGGCGACCCGGCAACGGTGCAGGCCGACCACCTGCTCGTGGTGGCCGAGGCGGCGCGGGACCGTCGGCCGGTCGCCCTCGACTACACCGACTCACAGGGCCGCCGCAGCAGCCGGACGATCCACCCGTACGGCATCGTCGCCCACGCCGGCCGGTGGTACGTGACCGCCGCCGACCCGGCGGCACCGGGCGTCCGGACGTTCCGGGTGGACCGGATCGAGGCCCTCAGCACGCTGCCGGGCTCGTTCGAGGTGCCGGAGGGGTTCGACCCCGCCGGTGCGCTGCTGCAGGCGGTGGCCGGTGCACCACGTCGGCACGCGGTCCGGCTGCGCGTCCAGGCGCCGGTGGACGCCGTGCGCGGCATGTTCCCGGCGGGCATCGCCACGCTGGACGACACGGATGACACGGACGACACGGGCTGGACGCGCGTGGTGATCCAGGTGGAGCGGCTCGACTGGGTGCCGACGGTCCTCGCGGGCGTCCCGGTGCCGGTCGTCGTCGACGGACCGGAGGAGCTCCGGCCGCTGGTTCGCGCCCTGGCGGCTCGGTTGACCGCAGCCGCAGCCCCGGCCGCAGCCACAGCCGCCGCCCCGGCCGCGGAGGGCTGA
- the hisC gene encoding histidinol-phosphate transaminase, producing MLSGVTRAPRVPLRRALADLPPYVPGARAGGGAMAYKLSSNENPFPPLPSVMAAIADGAVDVNRYPDMYATELTEAIARHLDVPVESVVTGGGSVALLGHVLAAVCEAGDEVVLPWRSFEAYPIYITLAGAVGVPVRVGADGRLDLAAMAAAVTPRTRVMLICTPNNPTGPAVRADELAVLLDAVPKDVLVLLDEAYVEFVRDPEAADGLAVFAEHPNVVLLRTFSKAYGLAGLRVGYAVARPRLAAAIRAASTPFGVSHIGQLAALASLAAQQEMRTRVDAIVAERARMLTGLRTQGWDVPDSQANFVWLALGEHAKSFADRSARAGVLVRPFAGDGVRISVGETEATDLLLEVTAELVRR from the coding sequence ATGCTGTCCGGCGTGACCCGCGCCCCCCGCGTCCCGCTGCGCCGTGCCCTCGCCGACCTCCCGCCGTACGTGCCGGGCGCCCGCGCCGGCGGCGGGGCGATGGCGTACAAGCTGTCGTCCAACGAGAACCCGTTCCCGCCGCTGCCCTCGGTGATGGCGGCGATCGCCGACGGTGCGGTGGACGTGAACCGGTACCCGGACATGTACGCCACCGAGCTGACGGAGGCGATCGCGCGGCACCTGGACGTGCCGGTCGAGTCGGTCGTGACCGGCGGTGGGTCGGTGGCGCTGCTCGGCCACGTGCTGGCCGCCGTGTGCGAGGCCGGCGACGAGGTGGTGCTGCCGTGGCGCTCGTTCGAGGCGTACCCGATCTACATCACGCTGGCCGGTGCCGTCGGCGTGCCGGTGCGGGTGGGTGCGGACGGCCGCCTGGACCTGGCTGCCATGGCGGCCGCCGTCACGCCGCGCACGCGCGTGATGCTGATCTGCACGCCGAACAACCCGACGGGCCCGGCGGTGCGCGCCGACGAGCTGGCGGTGCTGCTCGACGCCGTGCCGAAGGATGTGCTGGTGCTGCTGGACGAGGCGTACGTCGAGTTCGTCCGCGACCCGGAGGCGGCCGACGGCCTTGCGGTCTTCGCCGAGCACCCCAACGTCGTGCTGCTGCGTACGTTCTCCAAGGCGTACGGGCTGGCCGGTCTGCGCGTCGGCTACGCCGTCGCCCGCCCCCGCCTGGCCGCGGCGATCCGGGCCGCCTCGACGCCGTTCGGGGTGTCGCACATCGGCCAGCTCGCGGCGCTGGCGTCCCTGGCGGCGCAGCAGGAGATGCGGACCCGGGTCGACGCGATCGTCGCCGAGCGTGCGCGCATGCTGACCGGCCTGCGCACCCAGGGCTGGGACGTGCCGGACAGCCAGGCGAACTTCGTCTGGCTGGCGCTCGGGGAGCACGCGAAGTCGTTCGCGGACCGGTCGGCCCGTGCAGGCGTGCTGGTGCGGCCCTTCGCCGGCGACGGCGTGCGGATCAGCGTCGGCGAGACCGAGGCGACGGACCTGCTGCTCGAGGTGACCGCGGAGCTCGTGCGGCGCTGA
- the pdhA gene encoding pyruvate dehydrogenase (acetyl-transferring) E1 component subunit alpha: MTTLPTSLPRHEGPLTEDGLVQLLTPAGERVAHSDPYADALDASRLRAMYRDMVLARRFDTEATSLQRQGELALWAQALGQEAAQVGSGHAVRDQDQVFPSYREHGVGMVRGVDPVDILRLFRGVDHGGWDSEAVSFHLYTLVVGAHPLHAVGYGMGLQRDGLVGTGDAARDAAVITYFGDGSTSQGDVNEALVFAAVNQAPVVLFCQNNQWAISEPTTRQALVPIADRAPGFGIPSVRVDGNDVIATYAVTAAALDRARNGGGPTFIEAFTYRMGAHTTSDDPTRYRTHEQEEHWRRRDPIDRLKAYLETAGELPEVFQAELAGEADALGERVRTQVRAMPKPPADSMFEHVYATPHAVVDGERAAFAQYEASFLDTEEAHR, translated from the coding sequence GTGACCACTCTTCCCACGTCTCTCCCCCGGCACGAGGGCCCTCTGACGGAGGACGGCCTCGTGCAGCTGCTCACCCCCGCCGGCGAGCGCGTGGCGCACTCCGACCCCTATGCGGACGCGCTGGACGCCTCCCGGCTCCGCGCGATGTACCGCGACATGGTGCTGGCCCGCCGGTTCGACACCGAGGCGACCAGCCTGCAGCGGCAGGGCGAGCTGGCGCTGTGGGCCCAGGCGCTGGGTCAGGAGGCGGCGCAGGTCGGTTCCGGGCACGCCGTGCGCGACCAGGACCAGGTGTTCCCCAGCTACCGCGAGCACGGCGTGGGCATGGTGCGCGGGGTCGACCCGGTGGACATCCTGCGGCTGTTCCGCGGCGTGGACCACGGCGGCTGGGACTCGGAGGCGGTCAGCTTCCACCTGTACACGCTGGTGGTGGGCGCCCATCCGCTGCACGCCGTCGGCTACGGCATGGGGCTGCAGCGCGACGGGCTGGTCGGCACCGGCGACGCGGCGCGGGACGCCGCGGTGATCACGTACTTCGGTGACGGGTCCACGTCCCAGGGCGACGTCAACGAGGCCCTCGTCTTCGCCGCCGTGAACCAGGCGCCTGTCGTCCTGTTCTGCCAGAACAACCAGTGGGCGATCAGCGAACCCACCACCCGGCAGGCGCTGGTGCCGATCGCCGACCGCGCGCCCGGCTTCGGCATCCCCAGCGTCCGGGTGGACGGCAACGACGTCATCGCCACCTACGCCGTCACGGCCGCGGCGCTGGACCGGGCCCGCAACGGCGGCGGCCCCACCTTCATCGAGGCGTTCACCTACCGGATGGGGGCCCACACCACCTCCGACGACCCGACGCGCTACCGCACGCACGAGCAGGAGGAGCACTGGCGGCGTCGCGACCCGATCGACCGCCTGAAGGCCTACCTCGAGACCGCCGGCGAGCTGCCCGAGGTGTTCCAGGCCGAGCTGGCCGGCGAGGCCGACGCCCTCGGCGAGCGGGTCCGCACCCAGGTGCGCGCGATGCCGAAACCGCCGGCGGACAGCATGTTCGAACACGTGTACGCCACCCCGCACGCGGTGGTGGACGGCGAGCGCGCGGCGTTCGCGCAGTACGAGGCGTCGTTCCTGGACACCGAGGAGGCCCACCGATGA
- a CDS encoding alpha-ketoacid dehydrogenase subunit beta, which yields MTTTTERRTAAAPSGVQKLTFAKAITLGLRRAMADDPKVLLMGEDIGRLGGVFRVTDGLYDEFGAQRVVDTPLAESGIVGTAIGLALRGYRPVCEIQFDGFIFPAFDQITTQLAKLHYRSRGRLTVPVVIRVPYGGGIGAVEHHSESPEVLFAHTPGLRVVSPSSPAEAYTMIQAAIASPDPVLFFEPKVRYWEKGEVDLGPADDERLSGSVPAPDDAVLNRARVVRPGTDVTVVTYGGSVATVLKAADAAAAEGTSLEVIDLRAISPLDTATVAESVRRTGRCVVVHEAPVLYGSGAEVAARITEECFYHLQAPVLRVGGFHTPYPVAKLEHEYLPSLDRVLDAVDRTLAF from the coding sequence ATGACCACCACCACCGAGCGGCGCACCGCGGCCGCCCCGTCCGGCGTCCAGAAGCTGACCTTCGCCAAGGCGATCACCCTCGGACTTCGTCGGGCGATGGCCGACGACCCCAAGGTGCTGCTGATGGGCGAGGACATCGGCAGGCTCGGCGGCGTGTTCCGCGTGACGGACGGGCTGTACGACGAGTTCGGCGCGCAGCGCGTGGTGGACACCCCGCTGGCCGAGTCGGGCATCGTCGGCACCGCCATCGGCCTGGCGCTGCGCGGCTACCGGCCGGTGTGCGAGATCCAGTTCGACGGGTTCATCTTCCCGGCGTTCGACCAGATCACCACCCAGCTGGCCAAGCTGCACTACCGCTCCCGCGGTCGGCTGACCGTCCCGGTCGTGATCCGGGTGCCCTACGGCGGCGGCATCGGCGCGGTGGAGCACCACAGCGAGTCGCCGGAGGTGCTGTTCGCGCACACGCCCGGCCTGCGGGTGGTCAGCCCGTCGAGCCCGGCCGAGGCGTACACGATGATCCAGGCGGCGATCGCGTCGCCGGACCCCGTGCTGTTCTTCGAGCCGAAGGTCCGGTACTGGGAGAAGGGCGAGGTGGACCTCGGCCCGGCCGACGACGAGCGGCTCTCGGGTTCCGTCCCCGCGCCGGACGACGCCGTGCTGAACCGGGCGCGCGTCGTCCGCCCCGGCACCGACGTCACCGTGGTGACCTACGGCGGGAGCGTGGCGACCGTGCTGAAGGCGGCCGACGCCGCCGCGGCCGAGGGCACCAGCCTCGAGGTGATCGACCTGCGTGCCATCTCACCGCTGGACACCGCGACGGTCGCCGAGTCGGTCCGCCGCACCGGCCGCTGCGTCGTGGTGCACGAGGCGCCGGTGCTGTACGGCTCCGGTGCCGAGGTCGCGGCGCGGATCACCGAGGAGTGCTTCTACCACCTGCAGGCTCCGGTGCTGCGGGTCGGCGGTTTCCACACCCCCTACCCGGTGGCCAAGCTCGAGCACGAGTACCTGCCGAGCCTGGACCGCGTGCTCGACGCCGTGGACCGCACGCTCGCGTTCTGA
- a CDS encoding dihydrolipoamide acetyltransferase family protein, with product MPTYQQFPLPDAGEGLTEAEIVEWRVAPGDVVSVNQTIVEIETAKSLVELPSPWSGVVSRILVEVGTTVDVGTPIIEIDTDPSGTAAPAAGGGAVSGAQSPHGHHEHPSRASEEPGGAEEIGAARDERAETSGSVLVGYGLGSGGSARRPRAGVAGAGGAATSPAAPAPTGAPVSTSPATASAAPAAAGAPVAAPVPPAARPAGAGNGSALAAPSTAAPSSGSSSVVSFHALAKPPVRKLAKDLGVDLEIVTATGPGGIVTREDVLEQANRAEGRTLATYPGDDAPWLASGTVSADGRQTRVPVKSVRKRTAEAMVTSAFTAPHVTVFHTIDVTRTMHLVQRLRADREFADVRVTPLLIAAKALLLAVHRHPEVNASWDDQTQEIVYKHYVNLGIAAATPRGLVVPNIKDANRMNLLQLAQALGELTATARAGKTSPTGMSDGTITITNVGVFGIDTGTPILNPGEAAILAFGAIREQPWVHKGKIKVRHVTQLALSVDHRLVDGELGSRVLADIATILADPAQALVWG from the coding sequence GTGCCGACCTACCAGCAGTTCCCGCTGCCCGACGCGGGTGAGGGCCTGACCGAGGCCGAGATCGTCGAGTGGCGCGTCGCGCCCGGCGACGTGGTGAGCGTCAACCAGACGATCGTCGAGATCGAGACCGCCAAGTCGCTGGTCGAGCTGCCGTCGCCCTGGTCAGGGGTGGTCAGCCGGATCCTGGTCGAGGTGGGCACCACGGTGGACGTGGGGACGCCGATCATCGAGATCGACACCGACCCCTCGGGGACGGCGGCGCCGGCGGCCGGTGGCGGCGCGGTGAGCGGGGCCCAGTCGCCGCACGGCCACCACGAGCACCCGTCCCGTGCGTCCGAGGAGCCGGGCGGTGCGGAGGAGATCGGGGCCGCCCGTGACGAGCGGGCGGAGACCTCCGGATCCGTGCTGGTCGGGTACGGGCTGGGGTCGGGTGGGTCCGCTCGGCGTCCGCGCGCGGGCGTTGCGGGCGCCGGGGGCGCGGCGACGAGTCCGGCCGCCCCGGCCCCCACAGGCGCACCGGTCAGCACGTCGCCGGCCACCGCGTCTGCGGCGCCTGCCGCCGCGGGCGCACCCGTGGCGGCACCCGTCCCCCCGGCGGCACGTCCGGCCGGCGCGGGGAACGGCAGTGCCCTCGCGGCGCCGAGCACCGCCGCACCGTCGTCGGGATCGTCGTCGGTCGTTTCCTTCCACGCGCTCGCCAAGCCGCCCGTGCGCAAGCTCGCCAAGGACCTGGGCGTCGACCTGGAGATCGTCACGGCGACCGGTCCCGGGGGGATCGTGACCAGGGAGGACGTGCTGGAGCAGGCCAACCGGGCGGAGGGCCGCACGCTCGCCACCTACCCGGGCGACGACGCGCCCTGGCTGGCCAGCGGCACGGTGTCCGCCGACGGCCGCCAGACGCGGGTCCCCGTGAAGTCGGTGCGCAAGCGCACCGCCGAGGCGATGGTCACCAGCGCGTTCACCGCCCCGCACGTCACGGTGTTCCACACGATCGACGTCACGCGCACCATGCACCTGGTGCAGCGGCTGCGCGCCGACCGCGAGTTCGCCGACGTCCGGGTCACCCCGCTGCTGATCGCCGCCAAGGCCCTGCTGCTCGCGGTGCACCGGCACCCCGAGGTCAACGCCTCGTGGGACGACCAGACGCAGGAGATCGTCTACAAGCACTACGTGAACCTCGGCATCGCCGCGGCCACGCCGCGCGGTCTGGTGGTGCCCAACATCAAGGACGCGAACCGGATGAACCTGCTGCAGCTGGCGCAGGCGCTCGGCGAGCTGACCGCGACCGCACGGGCCGGCAAGACGTCCCCGACGGGGATGTCCGACGGCACCATCACCATCACCAACGTCGGGGTGTTCGGCATCGACACCGGGACGCCGATCCTCAACCCGGGCGAGGCCGCGATCCTGGCGTTCGGCGCCATCCGTGAGCAGCCCTGGGTGCACAAGGGGAAGATCAAGGTCCGCCACGTGACCCAGCTGGCGCTGTCCGTCGACCACCGGCTGGTGGACGGGGAGCTCGGCTCGCGGGTGCTCGCCGACATCGCGACGATCCTGGCCGACCCGGCGCAGGCGCTCGTCTGGGGCTGA
- a CDS encoding VOC family protein has protein sequence MTVSLSGVHVAVDDIDSALAFYRDTLGMTVRNEVAQGGFHWITLVNESQPEINIVLSEAHAGRSQEDGDALAALLAKGALGMLQLRTDNLDATFEKVAAAAGAEVLQEPVSQPWGVRDAAFRDPAGNMVRIEQA, from the coding sequence ATGACCGTTTCCCTCAGCGGCGTCCACGTCGCCGTCGACGACATCGACTCCGCCCTCGCGTTCTACCGCGACACGCTCGGCATGACCGTGCGCAACGAGGTCGCCCAGGGCGGCTTCCACTGGATCACCCTGGTGAACGAGAGCCAGCCGGAGATCAACATCGTCCTGTCCGAGGCGCACGCCGGCCGTTCCCAGGAGGACGGCGACGCGCTGGCCGCCCTGCTGGCCAAGGGCGCGCTCGGCATGCTGCAGCTGCGCACCGACAACCTCGACGCGACCTTCGAGAAGGTCGCCGCGGCGGCCGGTGCGGAGGTGCTGCAGGAGCCCGTCAGCCAGCCCTGGGGCGTGCGCGACGCGGCGTTCCGCGACCCGGCCGGCAACATGGTCCGCATCGAGCAGGCCTGA
- a CDS encoding helix-turn-helix transcriptional regulator, whose translation MAADLDELRRLRRARDRIDREYAEPLDVPALAATAFMSTAHFSRRFREAYGETPYAYLMTRRIERAKALLRRGDLSVTEVCFEVGCTSLGSFSSRFTELVGQTPSEYRAADHSPLHDVPVCQVMAVTRPQRRRSSTSAVAGPGPGATPDTVPSSSFESSSFEEAPATAPA comes from the coding sequence ATGGCGGCGGACCTCGACGAGCTGCGACGGCTGCGCCGCGCACGTGACCGGATCGACCGCGAGTACGCCGAGCCGCTGGACGTCCCCGCGCTGGCTGCCACCGCGTTCATGTCCACGGCACACTTCAGCCGCCGGTTCCGCGAGGCCTACGGCGAGACGCCGTACGCCTACCTGATGACCCGGCGCATCGAGCGGGCCAAGGCCCTGCTGCGACGGGGCGACCTCAGCGTCACCGAGGTCTGCTTCGAGGTGGGCTGCACCAGCCTCGGCTCGTTCAGCTCCCGGTTCACCGAGCTGGTGGGCCAGACCCCCAGCGAGTACCGCGCCGCTGACCACTCCCCCCTGCACGACGTGCCCGTCTGCCAGGTGATGGCCGTCACCCGGCCGCAGCGCCGACGCTCCAGCACCTCGGCGGTGGCCGGCCCCGGCCCCGGCGCCACGCCGGACACCGTGCCGTCGAGCAGCTTCGAATCGAGCAGTTTCGAAGAAGCACCCGCCACGGCGCCCGCCTAG
- a CDS encoding response regulator transcription factor, with protein sequence MTTRVVIADDQALIRAGFRVLVDGADDLEVVGEAADGAQAVELARSARADVVLMDIRMPGVDGLEATRRICSDEDLAGVKVLVLTTFELDDYVFLALRAGASGFLGKSVDPDDLLDAIRLVAAGEALLSPAATRSLITTFLSQPNRVAAAGVPARLEQLTDREREIVALVAEGLTNDEIAERLVISPATVKTHVNRSMVKLDLRDRAQLVVVAYQTGLVRVGPAET encoded by the coding sequence ATGACCACCCGCGTGGTGATCGCCGACGACCAGGCGCTGATCCGTGCCGGGTTCCGCGTGCTGGTGGACGGCGCCGACGACCTGGAGGTGGTCGGCGAGGCGGCCGACGGCGCCCAGGCCGTCGAGCTGGCCCGCAGCGCCCGCGCCGACGTGGTGCTGATGGACATCCGGATGCCAGGAGTGGACGGCCTCGAGGCCACCCGCCGCATCTGCTCGGACGAGGACCTGGCCGGCGTGAAGGTGCTGGTGCTCACCACCTTCGAGCTGGACGACTACGTCTTCCTCGCGCTGCGCGCCGGCGCCAGCGGGTTCCTCGGCAAGAGCGTCGACCCGGACGACCTGCTCGACGCGATCCGCCTGGTCGCGGCCGGTGAGGCGCTGCTGTCGCCGGCCGCCACCCGTAGCCTGATCACCACGTTCCTCTCCCAGCCCAACCGGGTCGCCGCCGCCGGCGTCCCGGCGCGGCTGGAGCAGCTGACCGACCGCGAGCGCGAGATCGTCGCCCTCGTGGCCGAGGGGCTGACCAACGACGAGATCGCCGAACGCCTGGTGATCTCCCCCGCCACGGTGAAGACGCACGTCAACCGCTCGATGGTGAAGCTCGACCTGCGCGACCGCGCCCAGCTGGTGGTGGTCGCCTACCAGACGGGACTCGTGCGCGTCGGTCCCGCCGAGACCTGA
- a CDS encoding histidine kinase, which produces MVRVRTVVGELRARPALVDLLVAVVLAVVFLRVPTLMAQSGRYGGDFDLRITRPDVVLTLVSAAALTQVRRLPLVTLLATGTAALAALLGEWSVNLAQLALVIALYVYASRASRAHALVAAATTSVVLGATWALGLTVADQVWGRHNLILWLWTAAALGMAVQGRRASLAALQDRARRAEETREETALRRVAEDRVRIARELHDAIAHHAAVISVQAGVAEHVVERDPAAAREALHHVRESAKAVLTELQSVLGVLRQDEADLPTAPTPGLDRVGELVASSRAIGTPVTVERSGPPWQLTPAVDLTAFRLVQEALTNVQKHAAGARATVLLSTRGDRLEVTVTNDRPPARAVPRGTGDGPTPSEDGPIGSGLGLVGMRERVAAAGGQLQTGPTKDGGYRVAAQLPLAPRTADR; this is translated from the coding sequence ATGGTGAGGGTCAGGACGGTCGTCGGGGAGCTGCGTGCGCGCCCGGCTCTGGTCGACCTGCTGGTGGCCGTCGTCCTCGCCGTGGTGTTCCTGCGGGTGCCCACCCTGATGGCGCAGTCCGGACGCTACGGCGGCGACTTCGACCTGAGGATCACCCGGCCGGACGTCGTCCTGACACTGGTGAGCGCAGCCGCCCTGACCCAGGTCAGGCGACTGCCGCTGGTCACCCTGCTCGCCACCGGCACGGCCGCTCTCGCCGCGCTCCTGGGCGAGTGGTCGGTCAACCTGGCCCAGCTTGCCCTCGTGATCGCCCTGTACGTCTACGCCAGCCGCGCCTCCCGCGCCCACGCGCTGGTGGCCGCTGCGACCACCTCCGTGGTGCTCGGAGCCACCTGGGCCCTCGGCCTGACCGTGGCCGACCAGGTGTGGGGACGGCACAACCTGATCCTCTGGCTGTGGACGGCCGCGGCGCTCGGCATGGCCGTGCAGGGACGGCGCGCCAGCCTCGCGGCGCTGCAGGACCGGGCCCGGCGCGCGGAGGAGACCCGCGAGGAGACCGCGCTGCGCCGGGTGGCCGAGGACAGGGTGCGCATCGCGCGCGAGCTGCACGACGCGATCGCGCACCACGCCGCGGTGATCAGCGTGCAGGCGGGCGTCGCCGAGCACGTCGTCGAGCGTGATCCCGCCGCCGCGCGCGAGGCCCTGCACCACGTGCGCGAGTCCGCGAAGGCAGTGCTGACCGAGCTGCAGTCGGTGCTGGGCGTGCTCCGGCAGGACGAGGCCGACCTGCCGACCGCCCCGACACCGGGCCTGGACCGCGTCGGGGAGCTGGTGGCGTCGTCCCGCGCGATCGGCACACCGGTGACCGTCGAACGGTCCGGGCCGCCGTGGCAGCTGACGCCCGCGGTCGACCTGACGGCGTTCCGCCTGGTGCAGGAGGCGCTGACGAACGTGCAGAAGCACGCTGCCGGGGCTCGCGCCACCGTGCTGCTGTCCACGCGCGGCGATCGTCTGGAGGTGACGGTCACCAACGACCGGCCGCCGGCCCGTGCGGTGCCGCGCGGTACCGGCGACGGCCCGACGCCCTCCGAGGACGGACCGATCGGCTCGGGCCTCGGGCTGGTGGGCATGCGGGAACGGGTCGCGGCGGCCGGTGGGCAGCTCCAGACGGGCCCGACCAAGGACGGCGGCTACCGGGTCGCCGCGCAGCTGCCGCTGGCGCCGCGGACGGCGGATCGATGA
- a CDS encoding ATP-binding cassette domain-containing protein: MIELHQLTKRYGDKVAVDGISATIPPGVVTGFLGPNGAGKSTTMRVVLGLDRPTSGVALVNGRPYVDSRAPLAEVGALLDAKGTDGGRTARNHLLALGATVGVGPRRVDEVLGTVGLSHVAGKRTREFSLGMGQRLGIAAALLADPTVLLLDEPVNGLDLDGIQWIRALLAELAAEGRTVLLSSHLMSELELVADHLLVIGRGRILADMPIAEFIANASVGTVVVASPDAATLAPLLAGDGVTLTSTESGTFEVRGRAADEIGDIAAAHGLRLHQLATRTGSLESAYMALTRDEVEYAGAVEHHAPHAGTAQRSAA; the protein is encoded by the coding sequence ATGATCGAGCTCCATCAGCTGACCAAGAGGTACGGCGACAAGGTCGCCGTCGACGGCATCAGCGCCACCATCCCCCCGGGGGTGGTCACCGGCTTCCTCGGACCCAACGGCGCCGGGAAGTCCACCACCATGCGGGTGGTGCTCGGCCTGGACCGGCCGACCTCCGGCGTCGCCCTGGTCAACGGGCGGCCGTACGTCGACTCGCGGGCTCCCCTCGCGGAGGTCGGCGCGCTGCTCGACGCCAAGGGGACGGACGGCGGCCGGACGGCGCGCAACCACCTGCTGGCGCTGGGCGCCACGGTCGGCGTGGGACCGCGTCGGGTCGACGAGGTGCTCGGCACCGTGGGGCTCAGCCACGTGGCGGGCAAGCGGACGCGGGAGTTCTCGCTCGGCATGGGACAGCGGCTGGGGATCGCGGCGGCGCTGCTGGCCGACCCGACGGTGCTGCTGCTCGACGAGCCGGTGAACGGGCTGGACCTCGACGGCATCCAGTGGATCCGCGCGCTGCTGGCCGAGCTCGCCGCGGAGGGCCGCACGGTGCTGCTGTCGTCGCACCTGATGAGCGAGCTGGAGCTGGTGGCGGACCACCTGCTGGTGATCGGCCGGGGCCGGATCCTCGCGGACATGCCGATCGCCGAGTTCATCGCGAACGCGTCGGTCGGCACGGTCGTCGTCGCCTCGCCCGACGCCGCCACGCTCGCCCCGCTGCTCGCCGGCGACGGCGTGACCCTCACCTCCACGGAGTCCGGGACGTTCGAGGTTCGAGGACGTGCGGCCGACGAGATCGGCGACATCGCCGCCGCGCACGGCCTGCGCCTGCACCAGCTGGCCACCCGCACCGGCTCGCTCGAGTCCGCCTACATGGCGCTGACTCGCGACGAGGTCGAGTACGCCGGTGCCGTCGAGCACCACGCCCCGCACGCCGGAACCGCCCAGAGGAGCGCCGCCTGA